ttttttccgtccaaaatcgacaaaaaccgttaacttttttctttattcttttattttgcaatttttaacataaaggaaaaaagaaaaaagttaacggttttggttgattttggacggaaaaaattagaaaaggttacggttgtaaaacgctcaCTAACACGAgtgtaccattgataataaaaaaaatttaggggtaccattgataatgtccctgacaataataataattataataacattattattattattattattattattattattattattattattattattattattattcacaaTATATAGTCATTAAAGGTGTCCATTCGTGTTTGGGCGGATTTCGGATATAATatacactacaacataatttacttttagtgggatatatttagtgacgatatttaatttaaatatcactactttgaatttctaatggtatatatagtgaatttagtgacattctttagaccctttagcagcataataaacaATCTTAAAAGCTTTTCGCAATATTAGATTCAGTGACATTTCTCAAAAATACTACTAGAGAATATAgattatagtaacaattacatgtCATGAAAGGCTAAATAATGTGTCACTAGATCACTTTATAgataaacttaaaataaaaaccgacaattattatactaaaaaatataattcatgACATTTTTTTCAATGTCACTATATCCTATGTCAcgaaaagttaatttgttgtagTGATATCTGCACGAGTTAATTATAGTTGTTGATTATATATAGTTTCCTTgatataatttgattttgatttatatatatggATTATTTCGAATCAAGTCGAATTGAGTCATAATCTGTTTATGTTTATCAGGTTAATGTTGGATAAGTCTGATTGTGATATGAGCCTTTTAAATTGAACTTCTTTTATTTGGGCCGACTTTTCGATTATGGCAATTAATTATTGTACTTTGAGCTAATTAATTCTGGAATATGCTTTAGATTATGTTCGGATAAgacaattaatatttataatttatacaaaaattaCTAGACTGTACTGTATGATAAATTATCCTATCACATTTATGGAACAATCGATTCAGAACGTAACTAGCTTATAAAATCAGCTTCCCCCACGTATCATAAGTTACCCCTAAACTTAAGAGAATTGGCAATTGttataacttaaataaattgcTAATTCGCCCCGGTCATTGTGAGACGGCATTAATTTGATTAAtctaaactattaaaaaaagtagttatatttatttgtttttcctaGGAGTTCagttttcactttttttttagcatttttttattATGGGCCGTTTATATAGacccgtctcacggtgagacgatctcatacaagaggggttatatatatatatatatatatatatatgtatatatatatatatatatacacaccgATAGAAAGTGAGAATAAAGGAAGGAACGAGTATTGAATTCATAAGTATAATTGTGCATATAAACAAGTGGTACATGCTTCTAGTGAAATAAAACCTAATTCTGTATAATTATTAACAGTTTGATAATACATAAAAACTAAGGGATAGCGCTCAACTTTGGTGAAACGTTTAGCAATACGTTTTTAGTTTTGTCACAATGGTAGCATTGAACTTGGACACTGATAGCTCAATAGCATTAATCACGTAAAATTATGTGTTTTCTGTTAATTGTATTAAAATTAAGGGAAAATGGTTAtagttaaatattttaatttaattttaagcataattcaTTAACTATTTTTCTgaataattttgtttattttaacttaattttaaaaataattaataaactattagaaacaaaaaatttatcCAAATCTtcattttagttaattttttagttgagttgtatTTTGCTGGCTCATTCCTCCACCCATGGGCTATACTTAAGGAAATACCAAAGTTGGGTTGAAATTTAGGGTTCTTTTTATGGGCTATGATAGTCATCATAGACGGTGGTGGAGGCACATATCGTTTTGTGGggtcatttaattaatttgatcacTTGAGTCTTCCGACTCTTAAAAAAGATACATATTAACATACCGATGTAAATTTGACAATAAAAACATTAGTTGAGGATAAAGACATTCCAAAAACAGAAacatttggaaaaaaaaaaaaaaaaaaaaaaaaattgtataaaataCATATAGTTGTGGCAATTGACATTTATTGTGGTCATGCTTGATTTTGATAAGCTGTAGTTGTAATAACATGTATAAATACATGTTGATGCATGCTAAGTTTCAtcatcaaattcacttgaaattAAATCAATTATTCATTCATATCTCCTTTAAATTTAAGTCTCACAAATTATTACTTGTTGAATCTAATAATAATGGATTTTGAGAGCATAAGTGAGTTTcttgaaaacaaaacaattttgaTTACAGGAGCCACTGGCTTCATTGCTAAAAGTACGTTAttattatttcctttttttaattattattattattattatcaaatattataacaaattaattaattaattaattagtgttTTTAATGAATTGAATATTCCTATAAGTTCATGCGTGTTAATATTATAtctatatgttttaatttatttaattattgcaGTTCTTGTTGAAAAGATATTTCGTATTCAACCAAACGTCGAGAAATTATACCTTCTTATAAGGGCTAGAGATGCAAAAGCTGCCAATACCCGCCTTCAAGATGAGGTACATATCTTTAAAAAtatacttatttttaatattttgttttgtaacatataattatataattttaaatatatgcaGGTTTTGGGGAAAGAATTGTTCAatgttttaaaagaaaaattgggATCAGATTTTGATTCTTTAATGTCAGAAAAAATAAGAGCAATTGCTGGAGATACTTCATATGACAACTTGGGAATTACTGATCACCACATTAATCAAcatattgatattgttattaatgttgcCGCTACTACTAAATTCTGGGAAAGGTATAATTAATACATATTAATAGTTAAccctataattaattaattaattcctcatttttttccataatttatTAGTGTACTTAAGAAATTTTGGTTAATTACGTACATACGATCGATTATATTGTAGATATGACGTGGCATTGGGAGTAAATACGTATGGACCTAAGAATATTGTCAACTTTGCTAAGAAATGTCCTAACATACAATTGCTCATCCATGTTTCCACTGGTAAGCTttgtaatttaataataataattaatactaaTCAGTATTTTGATCTGATGGAGTACGTATTTAATATATCTTGGGATACAGTTTTAATTGTCATCGTACAGTATAATTTGATGATAATTGAGGCCTCAGAATACGTCATATTATACTCTATCATTTTCAAGtgaataattgtaataattaataatatattatgataaaaatggctaattaattgattaattgatgTTTAATTCAGCATATGTATGTGGAGAGAAGGAAGGACTAATATCTGAAAAGCCATATGAAATGGGTGAGACTTTGAATGGAGTGTCTGGTTTGGATATTGATTTTGAGAAGAAGTTTGCTCAACAAAGTTTAAGTAACCTCAAAACTCAACAACTTTCTGAAAAAGAAATTAGACAAAGGATGAAGGATTTGGGAATGGAAAGGTAAACACTTTAGATTCCATTATTATATAAGGAGCGTTAAAATTAACTGATGTCTGTTGGTTGATAATTGATTATAGTGACTTATTTTaaccaattaattttattgactTTTGAGCTCGCTACTCATACCAAATTGTTTATTAATAACAGTTTATTCATAGTAATAAACTATTTCAAATAACTAATTTAATACTTGACATATTTTAGAATTGAATAGTTTGACCAGTGAATcttctatttatattaaaataagcttaaaatgtccaataaattattttgccaaacaACAATATATTGATAATATGTGTTAGGGCTCTAAAGTAAATCACTTTTTAATATCAAccctaattaatataatatatttgttaattgattattaGGGCAAGGAAGTATGGATGGCCAAATACATATGTGTTTACTAAAGCAATGGGAGAGATGCTTGTAGGGCAACTTAGAGGCAATTTACCGGTTGTTATATTAAGACCTACTATTGTTTGTAGCACTTTGAATGAACCTTTTCCTGGTTGGGTTGAAGGTTGCAGGTAAATTATATATACAactatctctttttttttttaataaaccaataaatatttttttttttctaatttaagttcaactttatttatatcattGCAGGACTATTGATAGTGTTGCTGTTATTTATGGAAAAGGGAGTCTTAATTTATTTGCAGCTGATAAAAATTCAGTCTTTGACTTGGTTAGTCCTTTTTGATTAACTTGGTAATTAGAAATTATAACTtgaataatttcatttgaaaacaATACATGTTAACATTACAGTGAGTATCTTCTTCCTTTCATGCTAAACGCAGATACCAGCTGATATGTTCGTAAATTCAATTATTGTGTCTATGAAGGCACATGTAAATAAACCTAATTTGATTGTGTATCAAATTGGGAGCTCATTCAGAAATCCGATAACATTTAAAGAGATGCATGACCTACATTACGACTACTTTGCTCAAAATCCATGGAGGAATCGTGATGGCAACATtttaaaagtcaaaaagggtGTCGTATTGAGTAGCATACGTATGTTTGAAATCATTCTAATTTCGTGGCACTATCTAGTAAAAATGGTTAGTTTTATCTTCATGTACTATTTATAGTATTCCTTATTATCAAGTGAAGTATAACTAAAGCTTTGTTTTTACACGTAAAGATCATAATATTTGTGTCAAGAATGGGATTTAGCAAGTTTCAACGAAGTTTATATAATCTCgacaaaaagctaaaaatagcaaccAAATTGGTGGAGTTATACAAACCCTACTTATTCTTCAAGGCCATGTAAGTGttacattttcataatttatgtaCTTCTATATTATTACACcccttttctgttttttttttttattgccaTTAACTATGATTATACTCCCCCTTTTCACAATATATATtagttacattttattttttaagtattgattaaattgattaatgatCGTATGCAGTTTTGAAGATACAAATACAgaaaaattattgattaatgCTCGTGAAAATGGTTTGGATGAAAATGTGTTCAATTTCGATCCTACATCTATCGACTGGAAAGACTTTTTCGTCAATGTTCACATTCCAGCAATTGTCAAATATTTGTTTTAGTGAAAATCAGGTTTTGTATCAGTTTGAGCAAGTATCGTCTTCCTCACGTAAGATCTTAGGATTGATTCCCACCTAATTCTTCTTCCCTTAATCTATCATCTATCACGTAATCAAAAAAAAGTTCTAGTAGTATTTCCATGACCTTTACCGTTTTTGCGTTGAAGAAACCTAAGGGTATAATACTTTATATATCTATGTCGAATGTGATTGTATAGCACAAATGTGTCtcttacattttaaaatttgaagtgtttatatGAATATTTATTCAAGGGATTATgcctataaaatattatatgctTAAAATCTTGCTACTACATACTCTTTTATTCCTTTGagattgttaataataatagtttaaATAAATTTGCCAAGATCGATACGTtgttaagaactttgatgaacgataacAATTTCAATGAATTTACGAacgtttgataaaataaaaatttgcaaAATGACACAataatttaaggaggttcacccaataatGGCTATGTCCTCCGTGGCGTGTGtttcttattaatattatttcaaatgtgtaaaacactcttacaaatgaaatattacaattgagtaagagataaaataaaaggctatgtgtttggcttagaggTTGTGTTTTTATGTGTCTTGGATGAacatgagagctctctatttatagtactaagtaTATTCAATGAGATTACAGCCTTAATTCTGAGTATTAACCACTTTGAAACAACTCTAAGAAGTTAAAGGGACAAAAACAGCAATCTACGAATCTTCAGAAGATCCGCTCGACCAAaacagaggctcgctcggtcgagcgggctacagCAAGCTACTGGAAGTATTCTGTTTGTTCGCTCAACCCACTCAGAAGCtcactcggtcgagcgagctggtcgagcgaccttcagtATGCTTTCTGTCAGTTTCTGCTTGAGCAAAGCATCTTCAAAAACCTTTTGTACTTCTTCATTAAACATCATCAAGACCCATAACTCCATGAttacttcaacaaataaatcacacttaaacacCACAATCATTAAGTTACTAACTTAATTCCAATCCCATAGGATTTTTCTCATCACTTACACATATGAATGCATACATCAATTGTGCACtgaagtcacaccattcataataatagtgatatttttcCTCACAACATGTTTACTATCAGTAACAATCCTAAAGGAACAGAGagaatatatatagtatactatGTAAATTTTATAAGCTAAATATTGTCTTATTTTTCGGTTGTATGGAAGATGTAATAATCTTAGGGTAACGTTATTATATTTGATGGCTGATTCGCTCTATGAATTTGCGAtctatttaaaatgaaaaaaaccctaaaatcgatcataatttatttttctggTCTCAAGATTAACAAATATTATGAGAATAAATAATCTTAATCCCCATAATATAGGAATGCTTCTGTGCTGATTTCCATACATCAAATAAGTAGCTTTGAAATATAAGTATGACTATAAAGTCATAGAATTGACTACACAAAAGTTTCTTGAAATTTTACAAagctataaaatttattaattgcaAAATACACTGCACGTCAGTAAAATACGAGTTTGTAGTTCCgagtaaatttaataaattttttaagattatgtgcaatttaaaaaaaaaattatctaaatttaatctttttataatttttctataataatctcaactattaattaaccataacTAATTTCAACTACATGAGATATTTatctaaaataaacttaaataccTGGATGATTTGTTATAGTatgtaatttacaaaaaaagtaaattgaaagttaatataataatagagaaaaattttaaaattttacataaaaagttctaaaaaaatttttctaacattttttcgacatttattttaatttatcatttttttaaataaaatttgctatagcaagtcatcggGTTACCCGAGTTTGCTCTAGGCAAATTTCCCacaaagttggaattattcatggttaatcaataggcgtaattattataggaaaatcatgaaaaagttagattattctggataattttttcttttaaaaattatgatacttTTTTAACAGTTTTGTATcttaaacacttaacatatactatTTAATATTAAGCCTCCAAATTTTTTGAGCGAGACTCtaatataatcaaacatattaAACGTGCTCAGAATCTCTCCCGATTAGATCGAGCAGCGAAGGTGTAACAGTTTGAGCTATCTACCTTAGAAAATGCGGTAAGGAAAGTTTCAGCCATCGACATCCAGTGAGGCAGTGACCATCTacccaaaattaatttaaaggaCCAATGTACGTGTATTAactggaaaatttgaaatagataaattttttttatttatcaaaaaaaaagatGCATATGAATTTATTTCCATTTATAAGCACCTAATTTCCAAACATGAGGGTAGGGACTGTTCGCatttactaactgcaaacacgTGTTGTGAtccaaaaaaaactaaaaagacTGTTCGTAGTTAATAAGTGCAAACAAACTATTGAGAGAGGCTCAGTTTGGGGACCGAAGGCAGTTCCCCGTGCACCGGACACGTAGCTTACCGTATCAGTTGCGACACGGATGGGAATGCATGCTACGAAAGATAGGGTCGAGTCTGATACATCAACCGTCTGTCTACTCAATATCCTTGTACGAGTCCACAATCACTACACGAGATGAACCCTGGGTTGGTGAATTTAAGTTGGCCTTAGGTGTAATAGGACTCTCAGTTACTGCGCACGACCGTATACTGACTGAGGTGCTCCCCGCCGGTTGTTGGAACGACGCGAGCCGGGCCGGGCCTCAATTCAGAAAGATAAAGGGCCCAAAAGTCTTAATAAATAGGGGTTTCCAAATTCCCCATCTCATTGAGGGCGGAAAACGAATCGACATCTCGATGTGATACAgcctttttatattttagttgGGAAAGAACGGCGAAGTCCATCCAACCCGTCCAATGAAGAATAAGAAGAGAGCAAAGCGCATGCGGAACGGACACAGAAAAAAAGAAGTGTGGAAGAGAAGCAGCCGAGCTCATTCCCTTCGCTTCCTAATAGCTATACTTGCTAAGACACCTAGCTAGTATTAACAACAAGCAAGATTCACTCGCTCATCAGCATACGGGCCCCTCTGCTTCCTTGCTAGATTAGAAGCCAAACAAGTTGTTTTAACTTCACTTAGGCAACAAGAGCTAATAGTTAGAAGCAACAGCAACATTGAATAGCGCTTTCAGCTACAGAATGCGAGGTTAGCTACACTTGCTTAGTTCAAACAACAATAGCTACAATAACTGCTAAAACAGCAAAGCTCTTAGCAACATTTCCCCCGAACTACTCACTCAAGCAGGAACAAGAACTCCTAGCTTCAATAGCTACTTTAGCACCTTAGCCCCTAGCTACACTTGCTGCTCTGCATTAGCTACACTTTAGATAACTACTTAGGGCTATAAGTAAGTCAAAAAAGAGCTGTAGATAAGCTTCTATCATTCGTATACCATTGATAGGTATACTCACTTGCTTAGAGTGAGAAACCACTCGCAGTTGACTTGGATGAGCTCGAAACCTGCTTTAAGTAGTCTTTGTTCATCTTAACTGAGACTTCATGCATACTCTTTCGGGGGCTGCATGATGATATGCCGAAAAGCATCTGAAAAGATGTGGGAGCAGTGAAGAGGCGAATGAACAATTGACTACGAGAACCGGCTGAAGTATCTTCCAAAGCATGACCAACCCGGAGAGGGAGCTATCACACAAATCAACTGCATCGGGTACAGCTGCGCGTCCTGAAGAAATCCCAAGTCTTTCGGCAAGACGAGGCACACTTGAAGTAGCCTGCTAATTCCAAGCCAACAGCCTAGATTTAGTACTTTAATCTAAATTATTATCGTAGATAGAGAGCATCACTGAAAGCTT
This genomic stretch from Amaranthus tricolor cultivar Red isolate AtriRed21 chromosome 9, ASM2621246v1, whole genome shotgun sequence harbors:
- the LOC130824347 gene encoding fatty acyl-CoA reductase 3-like, whose amino-acid sequence is MDFESISEFLENKTILITGATGFIAKILVEKIFRIQPNVEKLYLLIRARDAKAANTRLQDEVLGKELFNVLKEKLGSDFDSLMSEKIRAIAGDTSYDNLGITDHHINQHIDIVINVAATTKFWERYDVALGVNTYGPKNIVNFAKKCPNIQLLIHVSTAYVCGEKEGLISEKPYEMGETLNGVSGLDIDFEKKFAQQSLSNLKTQQLSEKEIRQRMKDLGMERARKYGWPNTYVFTKAMGEMLVGQLRGNLPVVILRPTIVCSTLNEPFPGWVEGCRTIDSVAVIYGKGSLNLFAADKNSVFDLIPADMFVNSIIVSMKAHVNKPNLIVYQIGSSFRNPITFKEMHDLHYDYFAQNPWRNRDGNILKVKKGVVLSSIRMFEIILISWHYLVKMIIIFVSRMGFSKFQRSLYNLDKKLKIATKLVELYKPYLFFKAIFEDTNTEKLLINARENGLDENVFNFDPTSIDWKDFFVNVHIPAIVKYLF